The following proteins are encoded in a genomic region of Drosophila miranda strain MSH22 chromosome 4, D.miranda_PacBio2.1, whole genome shotgun sequence:
- the LOC108162976 gene encoding TNF receptor-associated factor family protein DDB_G0272098 isoform X6, giving the protein MMLQSLNLHADTLSGIPEAAAEAVAVAVAGPVAATEQTNEAAAAAATTTMLTTAPVALIANGNNNTNSSSNNNNNNSNLYNNNNLNSNNNCNVQQPQQQQQQQQQQLQQQQQQQQLQLQLQPVKYLENLTSSGATSGAIAATTTFTGAAKSFHPYLRPTCNTNSNSNNNNNTASLIPATTKMSTALLETLLQNQINSSTTTPTVPTTPTAIAVVPATPTAAGAATTATTAASAVAAATAAAAATQLNSGINSRTSLVDQSQSQSQSLAGGIGNAAVMVVAAAPPNVATSVQNRMSSPLEDDLKTELEAMDTNSNEMLKDQPDADNIKMFVGQIPKTWDETRLRQMFEQFGPVHTLNVLRDKVTSISRDAPSHPDEAGGQ; this is encoded by the exons ATGATGTTGCAATCCTTGAATCTGCACGCGGATACACTGAGCGGCATtccagaggcagcagcagaggcagtggcagtggcagtggccggGCCCGTGGCAGCAACAGAACAAACTAacgaggcagcagcagcagcagcaacaactacGATGCTGACAACGGCACCTGTTGCACTTATTGCtaatggcaacaacaacaccaacagcagcagcaacaacaacaacaacaacagcaacctTTATAACAATAACAATTTAAATAGCAATAACAATTGCAACGTACAAcaaccgcagcagcagcaacaacaacaacagcaacagctacaacaacaacaacaacaacaacagctacaactacaactacagcCAGTCAAGTATTTAGAGAATCTAACGAGCTCAGGAGCAACTTCAGGTGCCATCGCAGCGACAACAACTTTTACAGGTGCTGCGAAAAGTTTCCATCCATATTTGCGGCCCACTtgcaacaccaacagcaacagcaacaacaacaacaacacagccAGCCTCATCCCAGCTACAACAAAAATGTCGACTGCATTGTTGGAAACACTTTTGCAAAACCAAATAAATTCCAGCACAACAACGCCGACCGttccaacaacaccaacagcaaTAGCAGTAGTTCCTgcaacaccaacagcagctGGAGCCGCAACAAccgcaacaacagcagcatcagcagtggcagcggcgacagcagcggcagcagcaacgcaGCTGAATTCCGGCATTAATTCCAGAACTTCATTAGTcgaccagagccagagccagagccagagcctggCCGGGGGCATCGGAAATGCTGCTGTTATGGTAGTCGCCGCTGCCCCACCCAATGTTGCCACAAGCGTCCAAAATCG CATGTCCAGTCCCTTGGAGGATGACCTGAAAACCGAACTGGAGGCCATGGACACGAACAGCAACGAAATGCTGAAGGATCAGCCCGATGCGGATAATATCAAAATGTTTGTGGGCCAAATACCCAAGACCTGGGACGAGACCAGGCTCCGTCAGATGTTCGAGCAGTTCGGGCCCGTTCACACCCTGAATGTGCTCAGGGATAAGGTCACATCGATTAGCAGAG ATGCACCATCCCATCCAGATGAAGCCGGCGGACAGTGA